A single window of Nasonia vitripennis strain AsymCx chromosome 4, Nvit_psr_1.1, whole genome shotgun sequence DNA harbors:
- the LOC100119530 gene encoding multidrug resistance-associated protein 4 isoform X1, producing METSEKFDSPNPRLKANVISKIFFCWLIPLFCYGRRNEIEPKDIHKVLPREVSETLGNQLESYWKEELEYAKNKKTKPNFHKAILRTFFWPFIYIGIYSFVLTVVIKLLQPIALSLLIRHFSPGATSTTNEAYLYASGVVLMGFMESIIICHITYSGRELGMQVRVACSSLIYRKVMRLSCASASQGGHVLTLLSNDVTRFEQVYAFLNYVWITPIQLIVVAYLTWMSVGVASLAGIVCMVLQTIPLQIYFGRLTHAFRHKIAVQTDGRVSLTSEIINGIRVIKMYTWEPIFKKLVCTARKLELAEISVLNYLKGVVWASGMYSERTSVFCCILVYTLQNNILSADKIYSVVQLFCVLQFTFGSLVPRGLHFYAESQVSAIRIQNFLLSEEIETTDRKRVKSGEANISISKVTASWTKESITDTLQEVNATVPAKSLCAVVGPVGAGKSSLLKLILGELRPSIGRVDIQGSVSYASQEPWLFSGSVRNNILFGQSYDEEKYNKVTKACCLTEDFKQLPYGDRTLVGEKGSALSGGQCARVNLARAVYRDADIYLLDDPLSAVDTRVGKRLFEDCINGYLKGKIRVLVTHQMQCLIKADVVVYLKRGIVEFQGDFENFQMHDQQFLYKQKNHANKRQLSVENMVETEDNGLVGLSKSDVDNKQEEPIKNEEQVAKGSLSLSLYWQYFKANGSYCLLFVYLVVTISAQVFTSGSDYWVSYWINQDQTRMRVHYAAEGQNSDANVSPYLDRTFALNVMAILVFGCVIFATAKNVLFYIICKRSSYNIHNRMIDSVLKATVNFFDANSSGRILNRFSKDLGAVDEVLSLAMMDSFQVFSLVTGVVVQIIIIHWWMIVPMCIMLIININIHNVYLQTARCVKRLEGNTKSLVLAHVNSTLDGRLTIRSCQAESMVCKVFDHHQDAHTATFSLVLTTSTAFGFWVDLIAMFFVALVTYSFVVLGTNDFSGSAVGLAITQILSITILLQHGMKMSAEMVTQMVGVERLFQFTHLEEEGPLESKPGKKPPKSWPCKGELEFVKLNLRYNDGADTVLKNLNLKIEPGMKVGIVGRTGAGKSSLISALFRLVKVEGGLIIDGVDTTSIGLRDLRSKLSIIPQEPILFTTTLRDNLDPFHEIPDDALWSALQDVELNKAFVSLDQSVDQSGGSLSAGQRQLLCLARAIVKRNKILVLDEATANVDPATDALIQKTIRINFKDCTVLTIAHRLNTIMDSDRVLVMNFGEAVEFEHPYILLQNHNGYFYKMVEQTGSMMAKRLEKIAEKAYKS from the exons ATGGAAACCAGTGAAAAATTTGACAGTCCGAATCCGAGGCTCAAAGCCAACGTAATcagcaaaatatttttctg TTGGCTGATCCCATTGTTTTGCTATGGTAGACGTAATGAAATCGAACCAAAGGATATTCACAAAGTTTTGCCGAGGGAAGTTAGCGAAACACTCGGTAATCAGTTGGAAAG CTATTGGAAAGAAGAATTGGAATatgccaaaaataaaaaaacaaaaccaaACTTTCACAAAGCTATCCTCAGAACTTTTTTCTGGCCCTTCATATACATTGGAATCTACTCTTTCGTCCTGACCGTCGTCATCAA ACTGTTGCAGCCGATAGCTCTGAGTCTTTTAATCCGACACTTCTCTCCAGGTGCCACCTCGACTACGAACGAAGCTTACCTCTACGCTTCCGGGGTTGTACTCATGGGGTTCATGGAGTCCATAATAATATGCCACATAACATATAGTGGCCGAGAACTTGGTATGCAAGTCAGGGTCGCTTGCTCGTCTTTGATCTACAGAAAA GTTATGCGATTGTCCTGTGCATCGGCGAGTCAAGGAGGACACGTGCTTACCCTATTGTCTAACGATGTGACCAGATTTGAACAAGTTTACGCATTTTTAAACTACGTCTGGATAACGCCTATTCAGCTAATAGTGGTAGCTTACCTTACCTGGATGAGCGTTGGAGTAGCCTCGTTGGCTGGGATAGTTTGTATGGTCCTTCAGACAATACCGTTGCAAA TTTACTTCGGGAGGCTAACACACGCGTTCCGTCACAAGATAGCGGTGCAAACTGACGGCAGAGTATCGTTGACAAGCGAGATAATCAATGGAATACGCGTGATCAAAATGTACACCTGGGAGCCAATTTTCAAGAAGCTTGTCTGTACCGCGAGAAA ACTCGAGCTGGCAGAGATATCAGTATTGAACTACTTGAAAGGTGTTGTTTGGGCCTCAGGAATGTACTCTGAGCGCACGTCAGTTTTCTGCTGCATTTTGGTCTATACCCTGCAAAACAACATTTTGTCAGCAGATAAAATATACTCAGTGGTTCAGCTTTTCTGCGTGCTGCAATTTACTTTTGGTTCCTTGGTTCCTCGGGGCTTGCATTTTTATGCAGAGTCTCAGGTATCGGCCATCAGGATTCAG AATTTTTTACTATCTGAGGAAATTGAGACCACCGATCGAAAACGGGTCAAGAGCGGTGAAGCCAATATCTCTATTTCGAAAGTGACGGCTTCGTGGACTAAGGAGTCGATTACGGATACTCTTCAAGAGGTCAATGCCACTGTGCCGGCGAAGAGCTTGTGTGCTGTTGTCGGCCCTGTTGGGGCAGGCAAG AGTTCTCTTCTAAAATTGATATTAGGCGAGTTACGGCCAAGCATTGGTCGCGTGGACATCCAAGGTAGTGTTTCCTACGCTAGCCAGGAACCCTGGCTGTTTTCTGGATCTGTGAGGAACAACATCCTTTTTGGGCAGTCCTACGACGAAGAAAAGTATAACAAAGTGACTAAAGCATGCTGTCTCACCGAAGACTTCAAGCAGCTTCCTTACGGAGATCGGACCCTCGTGGGCGAGAAAGGGTCTGCTCTCAGTGGTGGTCAGTGTGCTAGAGTAAATCTAGCTAG AGCTGTATATAGAGACGCTGATATCTATTTGTTAGACGATCCTCTATCAGCGGTTGATACCCGGGTTGGTAAACGCCTCTTCGAAGACTGCATCAACGGATACTTAAAAGGTAAAATTCGCGTTTTGGTGACTCATCAAATGCAATGTTTAATCAAGGCAGATGTGGTTGTTTATCTCAAAAGG GGTATCGTTGAGTTCCAAGGAGATTTCGAGAATTTCCAAATGCACGACCAACAATTTTTGTACAAGCAGAAAAATCACGCTAACAAGAGGCAGCTTTCCGTAGAAAACATGGTCGAAACAGAAGATAATGGACTTGTTGGCTTAAGCAAATCCGATGTTGACAACAAACAGGAAGAACcgataaaaaatgaagaacAGGTGGCGAAAGGAAGCTTATCCTTGTCTCTCTATTGGCAGTATTTTAAAGCGAATGGCTCATACTGCTTGCTTTTTGTGTACCTCGTTGTAACTATATCGGCTCAAGTATTTACCAGCGGCTCCGACTATTGGGTGTCGTATTG GATTAATCAAGACCAAACTCGTATGAGAGTACATTATGCTGCCGAAGGACAAAATAGTGATGCGAATGTATCGCCATACCTTGACCGAACGTTCGCACTTAATGTTATGGCAATACTAGTGTTTGGTTGTGTCATCTTTGCAACAgcgaaaaatgttttattttatattatttgtaaaaGATCGAGTTACAACATCCACAATAGAATGATCGATTCCGTATTGAAAGCGACCGTGAATTTTTTCGACGCCAACTCGTCGG GTCGTATCCTCAATCGCTTTTCCAAAGATCTTGGCGCTGTAGACGAGGTTCTTTCGTTAGCTATGATGGATTCGTTTCAGGTATTTTCCCTAGTAACTGGAGTTGTggttcaaataattataatccaTTGGTGGATGATCGTTCCAATGTGCATCATGCTTATTATCAACATCAACATACACAATGTTTATCTCCAAACGGCACGCTGTGTTAAAAGATTAGAAGGGAACA CTAAAAGTCTTGTATTGGCTCACGTTAATTCAACCCTCGACGGTCGGCTAACGATCAGATCGTGTCAAGCTGAATCAATGGTCTGCAAAGTGTTCGATCATCACCAAGACGCCCACACCGCGACGTTTTCGCTCGTTCTTACAACCAGTACAGCCTTCGGATTTTGGGTGGACTTGATTGCAATGTTCTTCGTTGCTCTCGTCACCTACAGTTTTGTTGTACTTGGTACAAACGATTTCTCAGGAAGCGCTGTGGGTCTAGCCATCACTCAGATACTTTCCATTACGATTCTACTACAACATGGTATGAAGATGAGTGCTGAGATGGTCACGCAAATGGTCGGAGTCGAAAGGCTTTTCCAATTCACTCATCTCGAAGAAGAAGGTCCATTAGAGAGTAAGCCTGGAAAGAAACCTCCAAAATCTTGGCCATGTAAAGGAGAACTTGAATTTGTGAAACTAAATCTCAGGTACAACGATGGCGCGGATACTGTCTTGAAGAATCTCAATCTAAAGATTGAGCCAGGAATGAAG GTTGGAATAGTTGGGCGGACAGGTGCAGGGAAGTCTTCTCTCATATCAGCGCTCTTTCGGCTCGTAAAAGTCGAAGGCGGGTTAATCATCGATGGTGTAGATACCACTAGTATCGGCCTCAGGGACTTGCGCAGCAAACTCTCGATCATCCCTCAAGAACCGATACTGTTTACCACGACTCTCCGTGACAACCTGGACCCTTTTCATGAGATTCCCGATGATGCGCTATGGTCAGCTTTACAAGACGTTGAACTGAACAAAGCTTTTGTTTCTCTCGATCAATCGGTTGATCAGAGTGGCGGCAGTCTAAGCGCTGGTCAGCGACAACTGCTGTGTTTAGCAAGGGCTATTGTGAAGAGGAACAAGATTCTCGTCTTGGACGAGGCTACTGCCAACGTGGATCCAGCCACGGATGCTTTGATACAGAAAACCATTAGAATCAAT TTCAAAGACTGCACTGTATTAACTATAGCACACAGATTAAATACAATTATGGACAGTGATCGAGTCCTAGTGATGAATTTTGGAGAAGCAGTGGAGTTCGAGCATCCATACATTCTACTTCAAAATCACAATGGGTATTTTTACAAGATGGTTGAGCAGACTGGAAGTATGATGGCCAAGCGACTGGAGAAAATTGCAGAGAAA GCTTACAAAAGTTAA
- the LOC100119530 gene encoding multidrug resistance-associated protein 4 isoform X2 yields the protein MGFMESIIICHITYSGRELGMQVRVACSSLIYRKVMRLSCASASQGGHVLTLLSNDVTRFEQVYAFLNYVWITPIQLIVVAYLTWMSVGVASLAGIVCMVLQTIPLQIYFGRLTHAFRHKIAVQTDGRVSLTSEIINGIRVIKMYTWEPIFKKLVCTARKLELAEISVLNYLKGVVWASGMYSERTSVFCCILVYTLQNNILSADKIYSVVQLFCVLQFTFGSLVPRGLHFYAESQVSAIRIQNFLLSEEIETTDRKRVKSGEANISISKVTASWTKESITDTLQEVNATVPAKSLCAVVGPVGAGKSSLLKLILGELRPSIGRVDIQGSVSYASQEPWLFSGSVRNNILFGQSYDEEKYNKVTKACCLTEDFKQLPYGDRTLVGEKGSALSGGQCARVNLARAVYRDADIYLLDDPLSAVDTRVGKRLFEDCINGYLKGKIRVLVTHQMQCLIKADVVVYLKRGIVEFQGDFENFQMHDQQFLYKQKNHANKRQLSVENMVETEDNGLVGLSKSDVDNKQEEPIKNEEQVAKGSLSLSLYWQYFKANGSYCLLFVYLVVTISAQVFTSGSDYWVSYWINQDQTRMRVHYAAEGQNSDANVSPYLDRTFALNVMAILVFGCVIFATAKNVLFYIICKRSSYNIHNRMIDSVLKATVNFFDANSSGRILNRFSKDLGAVDEVLSLAMMDSFQVFSLVTGVVVQIIIIHWWMIVPMCIMLIININIHNVYLQTARCVKRLEGNTKSLVLAHVNSTLDGRLTIRSCQAESMVCKVFDHHQDAHTATFSLVLTTSTAFGFWVDLIAMFFVALVTYSFVVLGTNDFSGSAVGLAITQILSITILLQHGMKMSAEMVTQMVGVERLFQFTHLEEEGPLESKPGKKPPKSWPCKGELEFVKLNLRYNDGADTVLKNLNLKIEPGMKVGIVGRTGAGKSSLISALFRLVKVEGGLIIDGVDTTSIGLRDLRSKLSIIPQEPILFTTTLRDNLDPFHEIPDDALWSALQDVELNKAFVSLDQSVDQSGGSLSAGQRQLLCLARAIVKRNKILVLDEATANVDPATDALIQKTIRINFKDCTVLTIAHRLNTIMDSDRVLVMNFGEAVEFEHPYILLQNHNGYFYKMVEQTGSMMAKRLEKIAEKAYKS from the exons ATGGGGTTCATGGAGTCCATAATAATATGCCACATAACATATAGTGGCCGAGAACTTGGTATGCAAGTCAGGGTCGCTTGCTCGTCTTTGATCTACAGAAAA GTTATGCGATTGTCCTGTGCATCGGCGAGTCAAGGAGGACACGTGCTTACCCTATTGTCTAACGATGTGACCAGATTTGAACAAGTTTACGCATTTTTAAACTACGTCTGGATAACGCCTATTCAGCTAATAGTGGTAGCTTACCTTACCTGGATGAGCGTTGGAGTAGCCTCGTTGGCTGGGATAGTTTGTATGGTCCTTCAGACAATACCGTTGCAAA TTTACTTCGGGAGGCTAACACACGCGTTCCGTCACAAGATAGCGGTGCAAACTGACGGCAGAGTATCGTTGACAAGCGAGATAATCAATGGAATACGCGTGATCAAAATGTACACCTGGGAGCCAATTTTCAAGAAGCTTGTCTGTACCGCGAGAAA ACTCGAGCTGGCAGAGATATCAGTATTGAACTACTTGAAAGGTGTTGTTTGGGCCTCAGGAATGTACTCTGAGCGCACGTCAGTTTTCTGCTGCATTTTGGTCTATACCCTGCAAAACAACATTTTGTCAGCAGATAAAATATACTCAGTGGTTCAGCTTTTCTGCGTGCTGCAATTTACTTTTGGTTCCTTGGTTCCTCGGGGCTTGCATTTTTATGCAGAGTCTCAGGTATCGGCCATCAGGATTCAG AATTTTTTACTATCTGAGGAAATTGAGACCACCGATCGAAAACGGGTCAAGAGCGGTGAAGCCAATATCTCTATTTCGAAAGTGACGGCTTCGTGGACTAAGGAGTCGATTACGGATACTCTTCAAGAGGTCAATGCCACTGTGCCGGCGAAGAGCTTGTGTGCTGTTGTCGGCCCTGTTGGGGCAGGCAAG AGTTCTCTTCTAAAATTGATATTAGGCGAGTTACGGCCAAGCATTGGTCGCGTGGACATCCAAGGTAGTGTTTCCTACGCTAGCCAGGAACCCTGGCTGTTTTCTGGATCTGTGAGGAACAACATCCTTTTTGGGCAGTCCTACGACGAAGAAAAGTATAACAAAGTGACTAAAGCATGCTGTCTCACCGAAGACTTCAAGCAGCTTCCTTACGGAGATCGGACCCTCGTGGGCGAGAAAGGGTCTGCTCTCAGTGGTGGTCAGTGTGCTAGAGTAAATCTAGCTAG AGCTGTATATAGAGACGCTGATATCTATTTGTTAGACGATCCTCTATCAGCGGTTGATACCCGGGTTGGTAAACGCCTCTTCGAAGACTGCATCAACGGATACTTAAAAGGTAAAATTCGCGTTTTGGTGACTCATCAAATGCAATGTTTAATCAAGGCAGATGTGGTTGTTTATCTCAAAAGG GGTATCGTTGAGTTCCAAGGAGATTTCGAGAATTTCCAAATGCACGACCAACAATTTTTGTACAAGCAGAAAAATCACGCTAACAAGAGGCAGCTTTCCGTAGAAAACATGGTCGAAACAGAAGATAATGGACTTGTTGGCTTAAGCAAATCCGATGTTGACAACAAACAGGAAGAACcgataaaaaatgaagaacAGGTGGCGAAAGGAAGCTTATCCTTGTCTCTCTATTGGCAGTATTTTAAAGCGAATGGCTCATACTGCTTGCTTTTTGTGTACCTCGTTGTAACTATATCGGCTCAAGTATTTACCAGCGGCTCCGACTATTGGGTGTCGTATTG GATTAATCAAGACCAAACTCGTATGAGAGTACATTATGCTGCCGAAGGACAAAATAGTGATGCGAATGTATCGCCATACCTTGACCGAACGTTCGCACTTAATGTTATGGCAATACTAGTGTTTGGTTGTGTCATCTTTGCAACAgcgaaaaatgttttattttatattatttgtaaaaGATCGAGTTACAACATCCACAATAGAATGATCGATTCCGTATTGAAAGCGACCGTGAATTTTTTCGACGCCAACTCGTCGG GTCGTATCCTCAATCGCTTTTCCAAAGATCTTGGCGCTGTAGACGAGGTTCTTTCGTTAGCTATGATGGATTCGTTTCAGGTATTTTCCCTAGTAACTGGAGTTGTggttcaaataattataatccaTTGGTGGATGATCGTTCCAATGTGCATCATGCTTATTATCAACATCAACATACACAATGTTTATCTCCAAACGGCACGCTGTGTTAAAAGATTAGAAGGGAACA CTAAAAGTCTTGTATTGGCTCACGTTAATTCAACCCTCGACGGTCGGCTAACGATCAGATCGTGTCAAGCTGAATCAATGGTCTGCAAAGTGTTCGATCATCACCAAGACGCCCACACCGCGACGTTTTCGCTCGTTCTTACAACCAGTACAGCCTTCGGATTTTGGGTGGACTTGATTGCAATGTTCTTCGTTGCTCTCGTCACCTACAGTTTTGTTGTACTTGGTACAAACGATTTCTCAGGAAGCGCTGTGGGTCTAGCCATCACTCAGATACTTTCCATTACGATTCTACTACAACATGGTATGAAGATGAGTGCTGAGATGGTCACGCAAATGGTCGGAGTCGAAAGGCTTTTCCAATTCACTCATCTCGAAGAAGAAGGTCCATTAGAGAGTAAGCCTGGAAAGAAACCTCCAAAATCTTGGCCATGTAAAGGAGAACTTGAATTTGTGAAACTAAATCTCAGGTACAACGATGGCGCGGATACTGTCTTGAAGAATCTCAATCTAAAGATTGAGCCAGGAATGAAG GTTGGAATAGTTGGGCGGACAGGTGCAGGGAAGTCTTCTCTCATATCAGCGCTCTTTCGGCTCGTAAAAGTCGAAGGCGGGTTAATCATCGATGGTGTAGATACCACTAGTATCGGCCTCAGGGACTTGCGCAGCAAACTCTCGATCATCCCTCAAGAACCGATACTGTTTACCACGACTCTCCGTGACAACCTGGACCCTTTTCATGAGATTCCCGATGATGCGCTATGGTCAGCTTTACAAGACGTTGAACTGAACAAAGCTTTTGTTTCTCTCGATCAATCGGTTGATCAGAGTGGCGGCAGTCTAAGCGCTGGTCAGCGACAACTGCTGTGTTTAGCAAGGGCTATTGTGAAGAGGAACAAGATTCTCGTCTTGGACGAGGCTACTGCCAACGTGGATCCAGCCACGGATGCTTTGATACAGAAAACCATTAGAATCAAT TTCAAAGACTGCACTGTATTAACTATAGCACACAGATTAAATACAATTATGGACAGTGATCGAGTCCTAGTGATGAATTTTGGAGAAGCAGTGGAGTTCGAGCATCCATACATTCTACTTCAAAATCACAATGGGTATTTTTACAAGATGGTTGAGCAGACTGGAAGTATGATGGCCAAGCGACTGGAGAAAATTGCAGAGAAA GCTTACAAAAGTTAA